One window from the genome of Campylobacter concisus encodes:
- a CDS encoding glutathionylspermidine synthase family protein — translation MINLRKITPLNNEFMERIGFAWHTDNDNSSYIADEIVQVKASEADAYYEAANELYDMYVNAAQHVIDNNLFHEIGIPFNLVDSIKNSWENDVHWHLYGRFDLAGGLDDKPIKLIEFNADTPTAVFETAIIQWAMLKLNHMDEAEQFNNLYEALKQNFKRLITLGDNNVNFEDVYEGWGILFSSIAGSIEDEQTVKLLQYIAKEAGFKTDFAYVDEVVFNDDEGIFKGDENFEYWFKLVPWESIAIDEGELALILSNIIKNQKAIIINPAYTLLFQSKGILKILWDLYPNHPLLLETSNEPLKGKKYVKKPVFGREGANVSIHDENGAQIASNEGEYDSNKAIYQEFYEFNQDERGDNYQAGVFYAYEACALGYRKGGKILDNYSKFVGHFIKD, via the coding sequence ATGATAAATTTAAGAAAAATCACTCCGTTAAATAACGAATTTATGGAAAGAATCGGCTTTGCGTGGCACACAGATAATGACAATAGCTCATATATCGCAGATGAGATCGTACAGGTAAAAGCAAGTGAAGCGGATGCTTATTATGAGGCGGCAAATGAGCTATACGATATGTATGTAAATGCCGCTCAGCACGTCATTGACAATAACCTTTTTCACGAGATAGGCATACCGTTTAATCTCGTTGATAGTATCAAAAATAGCTGGGAAAATGACGTTCACTGGCACCTTTACGGCAGGTTTGATCTAGCAGGTGGGCTTGATGACAAGCCGATAAAACTGATAGAATTTAACGCCGATACGCCAACGGCGGTCTTTGAGACAGCGATTATCCAGTGGGCGATGCTAAAGCTAAATCATATGGATGAAGCCGAACAATTTAATAACCTTTACGAAGCTTTAAAACAAAATTTCAAGCGTCTAATCACACTTGGTGACAATAATGTAAATTTCGAGGATGTTTACGAGGGTTGGGGGATACTCTTTAGCTCTATCGCTGGTAGTATCGAGGACGAGCAAACCGTGAAATTGCTGCAATACATCGCAAAAGAGGCCGGCTTTAAAACCGACTTTGCCTACGTTGATGAGGTCGTTTTTAACGATGACGAGGGCATTTTTAAAGGCGATGAAAATTTTGAATACTGGTTTAAGCTTGTGCCTTGGGAGAGCATAGCGATCGATGAAGGCGAGCTAGCACTCATACTCTCAAATATCATCAAAAATCAAAAAGCCATCATCATAAACCCAGCCTACACGTTACTTTTCCAAAGCAAGGGAATTTTAAAAATTCTTTGGGATCTTTATCCAAATCACCCGCTCTTGCTTGAGACTTCAAACGAGCCACTAAAAGGCAAAAAATATGTGAAAAAGCCGGTATTTGGTAGAGAGGGCGCAAACGTCTCGATACACGATGAAAACGGCGCGCAAATAGCAAGTAACGAGGGCGAATACGACTCAAATAAAGCCATTTATCAAGAATTTTACGAGTTTAATCAAGATGAAAGAGGCGATAACTACCAAGCAGGCGTATTTTACGCTTATGAAGCGTGTGCGCTTGGATATAGAAAGGGCGGCAAAATTTTAGATAACTACTCTAAATTTGTAGGACATTTCATTAAGGACTAA